The Halorhabdus sp. BNX81 genome includes a region encoding these proteins:
- a CDS encoding helix-turn-helix domain-containing protein — MIDTSPGSRWREERTTFQRVYDVIVGTQSPGTAGEIAERADCSETGARESLEQLVEMGVARRDDGRPATYRRNDAYLTWKRVERLAREHRPAELRERVDSLLEADEAFQTRYGVPEPDAVTSEDVETEDHDALHDHWEGLNEWRTVRRDIRVLRRAVQRAETRLDGEARA, encoded by the coding sequence ATGATCGATACGAGCCCGGGCAGCCGGTGGCGAGAGGAGCGGACGACGTTTCAGCGAGTCTACGACGTGATCGTCGGCACCCAATCACCGGGCACCGCCGGCGAGATCGCCGAGCGAGCCGATTGCTCGGAGACGGGTGCCCGAGAATCCCTGGAGCAACTCGTCGAGATGGGAGTCGCCAGGCGAGACGACGGACGCCCGGCCACGTACCGGCGAAACGACGCCTACCTGACCTGGAAGCGCGTCGAGCGCCTCGCTCGCGAGCATCGACCGGCGGAGCTCCGCGAGCGCGTGGACTCGTTGCTCGAAGCGGACGAGGCCTTTCAGACGCGCTACGGCGTCCCGGAGCCCGACGCCGTCACGAGCGAGGATGTCGAAACCGAGGATCACGACGCACTCCACGACCACTGGGAAGGATTGAACGAGTGGCGGACGGTTCGTCGGGATATCCGTGTCCTGCGTCGGGCCGTCCAGCGCGCCGAGACACGACTCGACGGCGAGGCGCGGGCGTGA
- the endA gene encoding tRNA-intron lyase, translated as MELVREGDVVRGGSEARERFYDSRGYGHVEAGGLVLAPVEAAHLLYRGDVEHVRDATTGDALDFRTLVSSAAVSEIAVLVYKDLRDRGFYLSPAREGWVDDPAGADFVVYPRGQGPWDDDVAYRIRAISERTAVSAATLGDSVLAVVDEESAITYLETGHPEIDGSTTVDLSTGVAADLLGDRVLVWDPPEALYHEGFYGQPLDDETGEPIQLSLIEAAALARQGVLDVEGGADAIVECGREVEGERFDRRLAVYRALRERGVVPKTGYKFGADFRTYADVETVDSLGHSELLVRVLPANHAFTPRDLALDVRLAHGVRKRMVFALVAEADADGDPRIEWLEVGRLTP; from the coding sequence ATGGAACTGGTCCGTGAGGGAGACGTGGTCCGCGGGGGTAGCGAGGCTCGCGAGCGCTTCTATGACTCCCGTGGGTACGGTCATGTCGAGGCCGGCGGGCTGGTGTTGGCACCGGTCGAGGCCGCCCATCTTCTCTACCGGGGTGACGTCGAACACGTCCGGGATGCCACAACCGGCGATGCGTTGGACTTCCGGACGCTCGTTTCCTCGGCCGCCGTCTCGGAGATCGCCGTCTTAGTCTACAAGGACCTCCGGGATCGGGGGTTCTACCTCTCGCCCGCCCGCGAGGGCTGGGTCGACGATCCAGCGGGGGCCGACTTCGTTGTCTACCCGCGTGGACAGGGGCCCTGGGACGACGATGTCGCCTATCGGATCCGGGCGATAAGTGAGCGGACGGCCGTCTCCGCGGCCACGCTGGGCGATAGCGTCCTGGCAGTCGTCGACGAGGAGTCGGCGATCACCTATCTCGAAACGGGCCACCCCGAGATCGACGGCTCGACGACGGTCGACCTGTCGACCGGGGTCGCGGCCGACCTGCTGGGCGACCGAGTCCTGGTCTGGGACCCGCCAGAAGCACTCTACCACGAGGGGTTCTACGGCCAACCGCTCGACGACGAGACGGGCGAGCCCATCCAGCTCTCGCTGATCGAGGCCGCCGCGTTGGCCCGCCAAGGCGTGCTCGACGTCGAGGGCGGTGCGGACGCGATCGTCGAGTGCGGTCGCGAGGTCGAGGGCGAGCGCTTCGACCGTCGCCTCGCGGTCTATCGGGCACTCCGCGAGCGTGGCGTCGTGCCCAAGACGGGCTACAAGTTCGGCGCTGATTTCCGGACGTACGCCGACGTCGAGACCGTCGACTCGCTGGGCCACTCCGAGTTGCTCGTGCGGGTGTTACCGGCGAATCACGCTTTCACGCCGCGCGATCTCGCGCTTGACGTCCGACTGGCCCACGGCGTTCGAAAGCGGATGGTGTTCGCGCTGGTGGCGGAGGCTGACGCGGACGGCGACCCCCGAATCGAGTGGCTCGAAGTCGGGCGACTGACGCCATAG
- a CDS encoding endonuclease NucS domain-containing protein: MHDGIHVVAGECTTTFDGSRVREHEQRGQVLVVVKPDNTVLVHDAEGYQPVAWLTRAETVTIDGTHLAATDGDQRLTVEIHDETASGRYPASAAGSPVGECPDCGAALVRVTDAVACTGCDARHGLPGDAEVIDDHCECGLPKMRVERGRAFEVCVDRDCESMDDAVAEVFDREWDCPNCEGDLRVLRRGGLLAGCEHYPECDTGFAFPAGVVVGECTCGLPLFETAGGRRCLDATCEAWRDGSGGVPAEP; this comes from the coding sequence ATGCACGATGGCATTCACGTCGTCGCCGGGGAGTGTACGACTACGTTCGACGGTTCTCGCGTCCGCGAGCACGAACAGCGCGGGCAGGTCCTGGTCGTCGTCAAGCCGGACAACACGGTCCTGGTCCACGACGCCGAGGGGTACCAGCCGGTCGCGTGGCTCACCCGGGCGGAGACGGTGACGATCGACGGAACCCACCTCGCGGCGACCGACGGCGACCAGCGCCTCACCGTCGAGATCCACGACGAGACGGCGAGCGGTCGCTACCCTGCCAGCGCCGCGGGGTCGCCCGTCGGCGAGTGTCCTGACTGCGGAGCGGCCCTCGTCCGGGTTACCGACGCCGTCGCCTGCACGGGTTGTGACGCCCGCCATGGACTCCCCGGCGACGCCGAAGTCATCGACGATCACTGCGAGTGTGGCCTCCCGAAAATGCGGGTCGAACGCGGTCGAGCATTCGAAGTCTGTGTCGACCGCGACTGCGAATCGATGGACGACGCCGTCGCCGAGGTCTTCGACCGCGAGTGGGACTGTCCGAACTGTGAGGGCGATCTCCGGGTTCTCCGTCGCGGCGGCTTGCTCGCAGGTTGTGAGCATTATCCCGAGTGTGACACCGGCTTTGCGTTCCCCGCCGGCGTCGTGGTCGGCGAGTGTACCTGTGGCCTTCCGCTGTTCGAGACCGCCGGCGGGCGGCGGTGTCTGGACGCGACCTGTGAGGCCTGGCGGGACGGTTCGGGCGGCGTTCCGGCGGAACCCTGA
- a CDS encoding ABC transporter ATP-binding protein encodes MTEPAVVADGLTKRYGEDPVVDDLSLSVPRGSVYGFLGPNGAGKTTTMRMLVSLSEPTAGSGTVAGVPISNRPALTQRIGYLPADPPVFEELTAWEHLRHVARLHGIDDERADERIETLLGRFGLLEDADSRIEAYSTGMTKKVGIIAALFHDPDVVFLDEPTAGLDPRAARTVRNTIADLVTREMTVFLSTHILPVVEELADTVGVIDEGTLVAEAPPAELKRRAEASPDLETAFLEITAERDGSPADQPASSATTQAAAGGGGADG; translated from the coding sequence ATGACGGAACCAGCTGTCGTCGCCGACGGCCTCACGAAGCGCTACGGCGAGGACCCCGTGGTCGATGACCTCTCGCTGTCGGTCCCGCGAGGAAGCGTCTACGGATTTCTCGGGCCGAACGGAGCCGGGAAGACCACGACCATGCGAATGCTGGTTTCCCTCTCGGAACCGACAGCCGGGTCCGGGACGGTTGCGGGCGTGCCGATCTCGAACCGGCCGGCACTGACCCAACGGATCGGCTATCTCCCGGCTGACCCGCCAGTCTTCGAGGAACTCACCGCCTGGGAGCACCTGCGTCACGTCGCCCGTCTCCACGGAATCGACGACGAGCGAGCCGACGAGCGGATCGAGACGCTCCTCGGTCGATTTGGCCTGCTCGAAGACGCCGATAGCCGGATCGAAGCCTACTCGACAGGGATGACCAAGAAGGTCGGGATCATCGCGGCGCTGTTTCACGACCCCGACGTGGTCTTTCTCGACGAACCGACCGCCGGCCTCGATCCGCGCGCCGCCCGCACCGTCAGAAACACGATCGCCGATCTCGTCACCCGGGAGATGACCGTTTTCCTCTCGACGCACATCCTGCCCGTCGTCGAGGAACTGGCCGACACCGTCGGCGTCATCGACGAGGGGACGCTCGTCGCGGAGGCCCCGCCCGCGGAATTGAAGCGACGGGCCGAAGCGTCGCCCGATCTCGAGACGGCCTTCCTCGAGATCACTGCCGAACGGGACGGATCGCCCGCCGATCAACCGGCATCGTCGGCAACCACCCAGGCAGCCGCCGGCGGAGGTGGGGCGGATGGCTGA
- a CDS encoding DUF2178 domain-containing protein — MTTGNVLNLTRQRYRGLVYGIAAVAILALLAGLAVGQHLAGTVVYMVGAWFAGGIAVVGPVWSDRTLQDERDYELHNRASGLLIGITMVVGLSVLPAVYVLDAGDVLEISGVVSGIVLTLSALFLLYGVCFGIVKRQY; from the coding sequence GTGACTACTGGAAACGTACTGAACCTGACCCGTCAACGCTACCGGGGGCTCGTTTACGGTATCGCCGCCGTCGCCATCCTTGCACTCCTCGCCGGGTTGGCGGTTGGGCAGCACCTCGCCGGTACCGTCGTCTACATGGTCGGTGCATGGTTCGCCGGCGGCATTGCCGTGGTTGGGCCCGTCTGGAGCGACAGGACACTGCAGGACGAGCGCGATTACGAACTCCACAACCGGGCCAGCGGGCTACTCATCGGGATCACGATGGTCGTCGGGTTGAGTGTGTTGCCGGCAGTCTACGTTCTCGACGCCGGCGACGTCCTCGAGATCTCGGGCGTCGTCTCGGGCATCGTCCTCACGCTCTCGGCGCTGTTCCTGCTGTACGGCGTCTGTTTCGGGATCGTCAAACGACAGTACTGA
- a CDS encoding helix-turn-helix transcriptional regulator encodes MRNDLSERREAQGVSQGDLAQAVGVTRQTINAIERDRYNPSLELAFALAEHFDCAIEDIFDPVEIDP; translated from the coding sequence ATGCGTAATGACCTCTCCGAACGACGGGAAGCCCAAGGCGTGAGCCAGGGCGACCTCGCGCAGGCGGTCGGCGTGACGCGTCAGACGATCAACGCGATCGAACGTGATCGCTACAACCCGTCGCTCGAACTCGCCTTCGCCCTTGCGGAGCACTTCGACTGCGCTATCGAGGACATCTTCGATCCAGTCGAGATCGACCCATGA
- a CDS encoding DUF6498-containing protein — MRVPPSTIDSLPAPAWLRDLPVVVGNLLPIAGVLCFGWSPTALLLVYQAELAAICVWTVVKIPFAHKRPNNAIDDRFRLLGPLQEKRGAVGVPGRLPPVYPRNVPTLVFAVVIAPVVVGLAFVAFALTRPTVTEADAAAFLLGGAAVFLTRGIDTYREYFRGNGYREHSPRSLLLVPFKYLFVVGLLFMAFLSLESTVETTAILDPRRSVLVLAVGKLAYDIRASRLERDDDRRSLFSRLYGSKRTEIEPEPVETPDAEPGLRTSMSRTAAIVDALLHGLAYLAGAIGFVTALIVGFGVLASSVGIVVVGLGLGGFFVAVRATTRYLRYGTLEYHCYDDVLVAYDRLLGEPQAKVEKHAITDITRSEGLIDRLLGTETLDFDVYLTDDTTMELFVPGPEMVDTDDDANESVAMVVPHLSDPRSITETLGLSWHLDDSAGE; from the coding sequence GTGCGCGTCCCGCCCTCCACCATCGATTCGTTGCCCGCTCCCGCGTGGCTCCGTGACCTCCCCGTCGTCGTCGGGAACCTCCTTCCGATCGCCGGCGTCCTCTGTTTCGGGTGGTCGCCGACGGCCCTGTTGCTCGTCTACCAGGCCGAGCTGGCGGCGATCTGCGTCTGGACCGTAGTCAAGATCCCCTTCGCCCACAAGCGACCCAACAACGCCATCGACGACCGCTTCAGGCTGCTCGGGCCACTCCAGGAGAAACGCGGTGCGGTCGGAGTGCCGGGGCGGCTCCCGCCGGTGTACCCGCGGAACGTCCCGACGCTCGTCTTCGCGGTCGTCATCGCACCCGTCGTCGTCGGACTGGCGTTCGTCGCTTTCGCACTGACGCGGCCGACGGTCACCGAGGCCGACGCGGCTGCGTTCCTCCTCGGGGGGGCCGCGGTGTTTCTCACCCGCGGGATCGACACCTACCGCGAGTACTTCCGTGGAAACGGGTATCGCGAGCACTCCCCTCGCTCGTTGCTGCTCGTTCCCTTCAAGTACCTCTTCGTCGTCGGCCTCCTGTTCATGGCCTTTCTCTCGCTTGAATCGACCGTGGAGACGACTGCAATCCTCGATCCCCGGCGGTCGGTGCTGGTCCTCGCCGTCGGGAAACTCGCCTACGACATCCGGGCGAGCCGACTCGAACGTGACGACGACCGCCGGAGCCTGTTCTCGCGGCTCTACGGGAGCAAACGCACCGAGATCGAACCCGAACCCGTCGAGACGCCGGACGCGGAACCGGGTCTCCGGACATCGATGAGTCGGACGGCGGCAATCGTCGATGCCCTGCTTCACGGGCTCGCCTATCTGGCTGGCGCGATCGGGTTCGTCACCGCTTTGATCGTCGGCTTTGGCGTGCTCGCGTCGAGCGTCGGGATCGTCGTCGTCGGCCTCGGCCTGGGCGGGTTCTTCGTGGCAGTGCGAGCAACCACGCGCTATCTCCGGTACGGGACGCTCGAATACCACTGCTACGACGACGTGCTCGTGGCCTACGACCGTCTCCTCGGGGAACCACAGGCGAAAGTAGAGAAGCATGCGATCACTGATATCACGCGCTCGGAAGGACTGATCGATCGCCTGCTCGGAACTGAGACTCTCGATTTCGACGTGTATTTGACGGACGACACGACGATGGAGCTGTTCGTCCCGGGTCCCGAAATGGTCGATACCGACGACGACGCCAACGAGAGCGTTGCGATGGTCGTCCCGCATCTCTCGGATCCCCGGTCGATCACGGAGACGCTCGGACTCTCGTGGCATCTCGACGACAGCGCAGGTGAGTGA
- a CDS encoding response regulator gives MGATDELPNALVVDDEREVADAYALRLRGLCDVETAYDGETALETVRDREIDVILLDRHMPGISGDDVLEELAAMTFTGRVIMVTAIDPDFDVLDMPFDDYLCKPVDREDVRAAVTQQCTILGYATLGEYFSVEAKRQVIAAELPADQRESHEAYQRRQERSRRLERRVRRLLGEATELLDAFDDIARESG, from the coding sequence ATGGGTGCCACCGACGAACTCCCGAACGCGCTGGTGGTCGACGACGAACGGGAGGTCGCGGACGCCTACGCGCTCCGCCTGCGCGGGCTCTGTGACGTCGAGACTGCCTACGACGGCGAGACAGCGCTGGAGACCGTCCGCGATCGCGAGATTGACGTCATCCTCCTCGATCGGCACATGCCCGGCATATCCGGCGACGACGTGCTTGAAGAACTCGCGGCGATGACGTTCACCGGGCGGGTCATCATGGTCACGGCGATCGATCCCGACTTCGACGTCCTCGACATGCCGTTTGACGACTACCTCTGTAAGCCGGTCGATCGCGAGGACGTCCGGGCGGCCGTGACTCAGCAGTGTACCATCCTCGGGTACGCGACGCTGGGGGAGTACTTCAGCGTCGAAGCGAAGCGACAGGTCATCGCGGCCGAACTCCCGGCCGATCAGCGCGAGTCCCACGAGGCCTACCAGCGCAGGCAGGAACGGTCACGGCGGCTTGAACGACGCGTGCGCCGACTCCTGGGGGAAGCGACGGAACTACTCGACGCCTTCGACGACATTGCGCGCGAAAGTGGGTGA
- a CDS encoding transposase, which translates to MEYSYRYQAYPTQAVAERLEHHLDVHRQLYNHVRWDYENSPADDKPSEYEQNNKLPEWKRKWPLFSDLHSKAAQATVARFHHNLTVLSKLKERGYNVGRLTRQAPSDYRSVTYNQSGFDLDEKRGHDKDASVRFSKIGWVKIRYSRPIPDHATIKEVTVKQETTGEWFVSFGLEIDDAALPEKPDVDSLDASNSVGIDLGILNYIHTSDGTTVEWLDLEDEYERLRREQRTLSRKEKGSNNYEKQRKQVATVKRRVRRKVLDYQHKITKYLVREYDAVFVEDLNVKGMLQGDGNARNKQNAAWRQFITLLEYKADLHGTHVVQVEPEGTTKECARCGVETAKPIWIREHSCPSCGFETDRDANAAMNVLQRGFQELGLGWPEDTPVETVTATDTIQFESVSASHVVETGSLPS; encoded by the coding sequence ATGGAATACAGCTACCGCTACCAAGCTTACCCGACACAAGCGGTAGCGGAGCGGCTGGAGCACCATCTCGATGTTCATCGCCAACTCTACAACCACGTCCGCTGGGATTACGAGAATAGCCCCGCGGACGACAAGCCGAGCGAGTACGAACAGAACAACAAACTCCCCGAGTGGAAGCGCAAGTGGCCGCTATTCAGTGATCTACACTCGAAAGCCGCCCAAGCCACCGTCGCACGCTTCCACCACAATCTCACTGTCTTGAGCAAACTCAAGGAGAGGGGGTACAACGTCGGTCGGCTCACACGCCAAGCGCCCAGTGATTACCGGAGTGTGACGTACAACCAAAGTGGTTTCGACCTCGATGAAAAGAGGGGCCACGACAAAGACGCGTCCGTCCGCTTCAGTAAGATTGGGTGGGTAAAAATCCGCTACTCACGTCCAATCCCTGACCACGCCACGATTAAAGAAGTCACGGTCAAACAGGAGACAACTGGCGAGTGGTTCGTCTCTTTCGGGCTGGAAATCGACGATGCTGCCCTCCCCGAGAAGCCCGACGTGGACTCGTTGGACGCGAGCAACAGCGTGGGTATCGACCTCGGCATTCTCAACTACATCCACACGTCGGACGGAACGACAGTGGAGTGGCTTGATCTCGAAGACGAATACGAGCGTCTGCGCCGCGAGCAACGCACCCTCTCACGAAAGGAGAAGGGGTCGAACAACTACGAGAAGCAACGGAAGCAGGTCGCTACGGTGAAGCGTCGGGTTCGTCGCAAAGTGCTGGACTACCAGCACAAGATAACGAAGTATCTCGTCCGTGAGTATGATGCGGTGTTCGTGGAAGATCTCAATGTGAAGGGGATGCTTCAGGGCGATGGAAACGCCCGGAACAAGCAGAACGCGGCGTGGCGACAATTCATCACGCTCCTCGAATACAAGGCCGACCTGCACGGCACGCACGTCGTGCAGGTCGAACCCGAGGGAACAACCAAAGAGTGTGCTCGGTGTGGCGTGGAAACGGCGAAACCCATCTGGATCAGGGAACACTCCTGCCCCTCCTGTGGATTCGAGACGGATCGGGACGCGAATGCGGCGATGAACGTGTTGCAGAGAGGCTTTCAGGAGTTAGGGCTGGGATGGCCCGAAGACACGCCTGTTGAGACTGTGACCGCTACGGACACGATTCAGTTTGAATCTGTGTCTGCAAGTCACGTCGTGGAAACAGGAAGCCTGCCCTCGTGA
- a CDS encoding winged helix-turn-helix domain-containing protein, producing the protein MSSEPLRPRVGPDAPAGTPSATDRNDEWHHDDPTALLEALGDEYTRAAVEAVLDQPRSGREVAAATDMSRPTAFRRLNALVDLGMLETEHRIDAAEGHHHKVYRPVVDSVAVTFDDGEITVVLESARPSGPHVEQSTPVPAND; encoded by the coding sequence ATGTCGAGCGAACCACTCCGACCCCGAGTTGGTCCCGACGCACCGGCAGGCACCCCCTCCGCCACGGATCGAAACGACGAATGGCACCACGACGACCCGACGGCGCTGCTCGAAGCCCTTGGCGACGAGTACACGCGAGCGGCCGTCGAGGCCGTCCTCGATCAGCCCCGGAGCGGGCGGGAGGTCGCGGCGGCAACCGACATGTCCCGGCCGACAGCGTTCCGACGGCTCAACGCGCTCGTTGATCTCGGGATGCTCGAAACCGAGCACCGGATCGACGCGGCCGAGGGCCACCACCACAAAGTGTATCGCCCCGTCGTCGACTCGGTTGCGGTGACCTTCGACGACGGCGAGATAACGGTGGTCCTCGAATCAGCCCGCCCGTCCGGCCCCCACGTCGAGCAGTCGACGCCCGTCCCGGCGAACGACTGA
- a CDS encoding PAS domain-containing protein, with protein sequence MAPLTVLRLGITAFAALVAVGLIVTLLGDRERGSARPLLGVGLATAVGTVLHLLVADLTPPNAALAVTGWDLDATAWVVVGTTTAVIVGGLWVLFAFRYTGRSRRVTQVTAGIVAGVSLGAVAIAGVALGDPSTIAFQLLTVAYLLVGFLVTIGVFLLLWTSIGQQAVPLREPVLLSAGAIVLLAGSFVAQLFERPILLPALTSVGCGLVVVAVVRYPVFETPPAARVLGRDRVVDELADGVLIADRRGQLHDLNPAAERLFDVSRASALDEPIESLFPTPVAPGELAGDGEPLRVELADGTTLSVTADPVTDGRDRSFGYLVRCTDVTDRRQREEQLTLLSQFLVEVVRGRMAAVADETASWTAEPGDGDAAALADRIWERTTELTTLVAGTRSIERAIAEGAVTPEQRLGIRPVVRELRDSIATEPGPQIAIDVPGEPIDTTVTPTLLSSLLEPVLEDACANAVTRVEIALDTDGPAIRITDDRPVGAECGEQERDADLPLAVTRLALEQLGGQLSAKRTDDGRWAVVVGLPTADARGAAPPAPGGGDGK encoded by the coding sequence ATGGCGCCCCTCACTGTACTCCGCCTCGGTATCACCGCGTTCGCGGCGCTGGTAGCTGTTGGGCTGATCGTAACCCTGCTGGGCGATCGTGAACGGGGCAGTGCCCGTCCACTCCTGGGCGTCGGCCTGGCCACGGCCGTGGGCACCGTCCTGCACCTGCTGGTCGCCGATCTCACGCCGCCGAACGCGGCGCTCGCGGTGACCGGCTGGGACCTCGATGCGACGGCGTGGGTCGTCGTCGGGACGACTACCGCGGTAATCGTCGGCGGGCTGTGGGTACTGTTCGCGTTTCGATACACCGGTCGGTCGCGACGCGTAACGCAGGTGACTGCGGGGATCGTCGCGGGGGTGTCGCTCGGTGCCGTCGCGATCGCGGGGGTCGCACTCGGTGACCCGTCGACGATCGCCTTTCAGCTGTTGACGGTGGCGTACCTCCTGGTGGGATTTCTGGTGACAATCGGCGTGTTCTTGCTCCTGTGGACGTCGATCGGACAGCAGGCAGTCCCGCTCCGGGAACCGGTGTTGCTGTCCGCCGGTGCGATCGTGTTGCTCGCCGGGAGTTTCGTCGCGCAGCTATTCGAACGGCCGATCCTCCTGCCCGCGCTCACGTCGGTTGGGTGTGGGCTGGTGGTGGTTGCCGTCGTTCGTTACCCAGTCTTCGAGACGCCACCGGCCGCACGGGTTCTGGGCCGCGATCGGGTTGTCGACGAACTGGCCGACGGCGTGCTCATCGCCGACCGGCGGGGGCAGCTGCACGACCTCAATCCTGCCGCGGAACGGCTGTTCGACGTCTCGCGGGCGTCGGCCCTGGACGAGCCGATCGAGTCGCTCTTCCCGACGCCCGTCGCTCCCGGGGAGCTAGCGGGGGACGGGGAACCGCTTCGAGTCGAACTCGCGGACGGGACGACGCTGTCCGTGACGGCCGATCCTGTCACCGACGGGAGAGACCGTTCGTTCGGCTATCTGGTTCGCTGTACGGACGTCACCGACAGACGACAGCGGGAGGAACAGCTAACCCTGCTCAGTCAGTTCCTCGTCGAGGTGGTCCGGGGACGCATGGCCGCGGTGGCCGACGAGACGGCGTCGTGGACCGCCGAGCCGGGGGATGGCGACGCCGCGGCGCTCGCGGATCGGATCTGGGAGCGGACGACCGAACTCACGACGCTCGTCGCGGGGACGCGCTCGATCGAGCGTGCCATCGCCGAGGGGGCGGTCACCCCGGAGCAGCGACTCGGCATTCGGCCCGTCGTTCGTGAACTCCGTGACTCGATCGCCACCGAGCCGGGTCCACAGATCGCGATCGACGTGCCCGGAGAGCCGATCGATACCACAGTGACCCCGACCTTGCTATCGTCGCTCCTCGAACCAGTGCTCGAAGACGCTTGTGCCAACGCAGTGACGCGGGTCGAGATCGCCCTCGACACTGACGGGCCGGCAATCCGGATCACCGACGATCGCCCGGTTGGGGCCGAGTGTGGGGAGCAGGAACGCGACGCCGACCTCCCGCTTGCGGTCACACGCCTGGCGCTCGAACAACTCGGTGGACAGCTCTCGGCGAAGCGGACCGACGACGGGCGATGGGCGGTCGTCGTTGGGCTCCCGACGGCTGACGCACGCGGAGCGGCCCCACCGGCACCGGGCGGGGGTGACGGAAAGTGA
- a CDS encoding ATP-binding protein, with translation MIRPVWTVLGVIVLGAGVLIAGRTARREHPGAVPYALVAMLLAGLGATIALGRSGAVPIELDAVSELLLIGGYAFASLLWIAFVFEYTGRGPAITPWRWVVIVVLGGLTVASTAVTWGQQTGRIRLGLLGQLSYLTTFGLQVTVFSLGLLGVILLVRSAVAYDDLPLGSAVAFVFAGVGISFLPLSIGYGGRVGGASIYGVVFLQLIAIIAVFAWISFGTDAFERAAAAGHLARETALDAMSAPVIVVDRTGRLLDVNRAAADTFGVGTTRLRDQSLADVVDIPKDPSVEQPITLETTAGRREFVVDRTAIDEGRGRAYRFEDVTDRRTREQRIQVLNRVIRHNLRNDLDAIRGFAEPIRDGELPAAEASQYVDRIGTLASGLVELADAVERSERVLTEARLDREACDLVAIVRSVADGGVDGDITLDTPASVKLRSDRDAIELVVVELLENAVTHTDRETPSVTIRVRSTAAGGRIEVADDGPGIPPEERAVLLDGEETPVRHGSGIGLWLVYWTVTRLGGDLSFGDREPRGSVVVVDLPDFATSSRPERTAEGT, from the coding sequence GTGATCCGCCCCGTCTGGACCGTTCTCGGTGTCATCGTGCTGGGGGCTGGGGTCCTGATCGCGGGGCGAACCGCACGGCGCGAGCATCCGGGGGCCGTGCCGTACGCGCTGGTCGCCATGCTGCTGGCCGGCCTCGGCGCGACGATCGCGTTGGGCCGCTCCGGGGCAGTGCCGATCGAACTCGACGCGGTCAGCGAGTTGCTCCTCATCGGGGGGTACGCCTTCGCGTCGCTGTTGTGGATCGCGTTCGTCTTCGAGTACACCGGCCGCGGGCCGGCGATCACGCCGTGGCGCTGGGTGGTGATCGTGGTCCTGGGCGGCCTGACGGTCGCGAGCACGGCGGTCACGTGGGGCCAGCAGACGGGCAGGATACGGCTGGGCCTGCTCGGGCAACTGTCGTATCTCACGACGTTCGGCCTGCAGGTGACCGTGTTCTCGCTGGGCTTGCTCGGCGTGATCTTGCTCGTCAGGTCGGCGGTGGCGTATGACGACCTGCCGCTTGGCTCCGCGGTGGCGTTCGTCTTCGCAGGGGTCGGGATCTCGTTTCTCCCGCTCTCGATCGGGTACGGCGGCCGAGTGGGCGGCGCATCGATCTATGGCGTCGTCTTCCTCCAGTTGATCGCTATCATCGCAGTCTTCGCCTGGATCTCGTTCGGTACCGACGCCTTCGAACGCGCGGCTGCGGCGGGGCATCTCGCACGCGAGACTGCTCTCGACGCGATGTCCGCGCCCGTGATCGTCGTCGATCGAACCGGCCGACTGCTGGACGTGAACCGGGCCGCCGCGGACACCTTCGGCGTCGGGACCACCCGACTCCGGGACCAGTCGCTCGCGGACGTGGTAGACATCCCTAAGGATCCGTCTGTCGAGCAGCCGATCACGCTCGAGACAACCGCCGGGCGACGGGAGTTCGTCGTCGACCGGACCGCGATCGACGAGGGCCGCGGCCGTGCCTACCGGTTCGAGGACGTGACGGATCGTCGGACCCGGGAACAGCGGATTCAGGTCCTCAACAGGGTGATCCGACACAACCTCCGGAACGACCTCGACGCGATCCGCGGGTTCGCGGAACCGATCCGCGACGGGGAACTCCCGGCGGCGGAGGCCAGTCAGTACGTCGACCGGATCGGAACGCTCGCGAGCGGGCTGGTCGAGCTCGCCGACGCCGTCGAGCGATCCGAGCGCGTCCTGACGGAGGCACGCCTCGATCGCGAAGCGTGTGACCTCGTCGCGATCGTGCGGTCGGTCGCCGACGGGGGCGTGGACGGCGACATCACGCTCGACACGCCGGCGAGCGTCAAGCTCCGATCCGATCGCGACGCCATCGAACTCGTGGTCGTGGAACTGCTCGAGAACGCCGTGACCCACACCGACCGGGAGACACCGTCAGTGACGATCCGCGTCCGCTCGACGGCCGCCGGTGGGCGGATCGAGGTCGCAGACGACGGCCCGGGGATCCCACCCGAGGAGCGGGCCGTCCTCCTCGACGGTGAGGAGACGCCAGTCAGACACGGCAGTGGGATCGGCCTCTGGCTGGTCTACTGGACCGTAACGCGGCTGGGTGGAGACCTATCGTTCGGAGACCGGGAGCCACGCGGGAGCGTCGTGGTCGTCGACCTGCCGGACTTTGCCACGTCGAGCCGTCCCGAGCGGACGGCGGAGGGAACGTAA